The genomic region AACGCCCCGGTCGGAAGATCCTCGACGGAGTTGACGATGAGGTAGGTATCCAGCAACGTCGTTCCTGGTCCTTGCAAAAAGTCAGCGGGGATCCCACGGCTGGACCGTTCAAGGATCGTGGAGAGCTGTCGAAAGGTGATCGGCAACTGAGCAAACTGGCGCGTTGAACTCCTGCGGAGAATGACCTCGCCGAGGGTTCGGACGGGGAGATGCTCCCGCTCAATAGGGTTCAGAGGAAAAGGTTTTTCGCCAGGAGGCGGCGAGACTTTCAGAGCAACGGCCGATCGCCAGTCGCGAACCTCCTCCTCGCTCTGCAGCATGGAGGCTGCGCGAATCTGCGTAATCAACGGGTAATCCACCTCTCGTGTTGAGAGCGGGAGAGTTTCTGGTGCAATCGGCGGAACCTCCGGCGGCTCCGGAGCAGACGAACCTGCGCCAATCGGAACCAGACAGAGGCTCGCCTCGCGCTCCGTGTCCAGGCCAAGGAGGTGGTCCACCCGGGTGTCGATAAACCCTGTCACGACCCGAGATGAACACTGCGAGGAAGCAGCCGTGGCCAGGAGGTTCGCCAGAATCGTCCCGCTGTTCCAGTAAAAGTGGCGGTAGGCCCTTGCCTGATACTCCCAGGCGTTCCGCCAGAAGATGGCTGTCAGCACCAAGATGACAGGCGCGCCTGCGATCGACGCGTCGCCGGCCGTCGCGCGGATAAGCTCTCCCCGAAAATCCCCTTCCCGCAACTGGCGGAGGGCGAAGTCGGCCGGGCAGAAATGATAGACCCCGGCGGGCAGCCCCGGGAGGTTGCCGCAAACGACGTAAATCTCGATCTCACAGAGGGCGCCGGTGCACGAGGCCGCGCGAAACTGCTGCGTCTCGCCCCCCGGGTGGACCTTCTTCTTGGTCACACCTGCGCAAAAGAACAGGATCTGCGCCAGCCCGGCCAAGTTAAGGGCGCTCGTCTCGATCGGCGGGAAGGCTCCAACGGCCTCGAGCGCCTCCGCCTCTGGCGGGGCAACATCGCGCGGAAGAGAGACGATCGGCAGCCCATGGTACACCTTGTACGGGCGCGGCTTGTTGGCCCAGTCAAGGGAATGACCCCCCAGGCGGACACTCCAGTAGGAGTGTTTGGTGGCCGCATGGTAGGTACGGGCCTCTTCAACGTCGCGGTTATTCACTGGACCGCCAGCCCTCACGTCCCCGTTTGCCTGACGCATGTCGTGTCACCGCCTGAGACAGCCTGATCGTGCAGGGGCGGTTCGTGAACCGCCCCTGCATACGACTCCCCTTACAGCGGCCCGTAGATCTCGAGACGAATCCCGTCCGGACCGGTGAAATAGTAAGACTTGGCCCGGCCATCCCCATCGGTCCGCTCGCCTGTGATCTCCACGCCGCGCTTGTCAAGTTCTTTGCGCGCGGCCTTCACATCATCAACCGCAAAGGCCAGATGCCCCAGTCGCTGCGGTCCCCCGACCTTGTATCCTGGCTTTTCCTCAAGAGCCACAAACGACCCCTCCGCATTGCCGAGGAAGGTGTGTTTGTGGCCGCCGT from Candidatus Methylomirabilis lanthanidiphila harbors:
- a CDS encoding Nitroreductase family protein, whose product is MRQANGDVRAGGPVNNRDVEEARTYHAATKHSYWSVRLGGHSLDWANKPRPYKVYHGLPIVSLPRDVAPPEAEALEAVGAFPPIETSALNLAGLAQILFFCAGVTKKKVHPGGETQQFRAASCTGALCEIEIYVVCGNLPGLPAGVYHFCPADFALRQLREGDFRGELIRATAGDASIAGAPVILVLTAIFWRNAWEYQARAYRHFYWNSGTILANLLATAASSQCSSRVVTGFIDTRVDHLLGLDTEREASLCLVPIGAGSSAPEPPEVPPIAPETLPLSTREVDYPLITQIRAASMLQSEEEVRDWRSAVALKVSPPPGEKPFPLNPIEREHLPVRTLGEVILRRSSTRQFAQLPITFRQLSTILERSSRGIPADFLQGPGTTLLDTYLIVNSVEDLPTGAFYFSSSKQTFELLKAGTFRREAGYLCLEQGLGIEASVVVFFLVDLERTLDRYGNRGYGAAQLEAGIVGGKMYLCAYAMGLGATGTTFYDDDVTAFFSPHAQRKAALFAVALGQSGRVPGRIKLLKPGAG
- the fosA gene encoding Glutathione transferase FosA; translated protein: MLKGVDHVDLIVSDMDEAIAFYTEKLGLTLRYDGRPDGGHKHTFLGNAEGSFVALEEKPGYKVGGPQRLGHLAFAVDDVKAARKELDKRGVEITGERTDGDGRAKSYYFTGPDGIRLEIYGPL